In Treponema primitia ZAS-2, a genomic segment contains:
- a CDS encoding BMP family ABC transporter substrate-binding protein: MGNKMAKIIYFPPLMVLLLLLPGCHDKQYLWKPGEGIPKEKIKVGIIHPNEITETSGYDYAHYVGTILMQQELGLRDTQILRKTNVFEDDSRAVENAMRDCIAEGANIIIAASWGYMDSCEKLAAEFPGVIFAHATGYKFNRTNFTNYSGRLYQARYLSGIVAGMKTKTNKIGYVAAMGKENSEVSSGINAFALGVEKVNPAARIYVKVSYSWFDPLGEAEAARALIAAGCDVIAEHCNTPSPQITAEKAGVWGIGFNSDMSKDAPDAVLCSVILNWGVYYTYLVRSVIDGSFTSEPYFGGIADGMVDITPLAEFAESGTAEAIEKERRRMVYEGFNVFDGDIKTNEGGIIGKEGKTLDDSEIISGINWYYRTVEEIQK, from the coding sequence ATGGGTAACAAAATGGCAAAAATCATTTATTTTCCCCCTTTGATGGTACTCCTTTTATTACTGCCGGGCTGCCATGATAAGCAGTATTTGTGGAAACCCGGCGAAGGCATTCCAAAAGAAAAAATCAAGGTGGGGATTATCCATCCAAATGAAATCACTGAAACATCCGGGTACGACTACGCCCATTATGTGGGAACAATCCTCATGCAGCAGGAACTGGGCCTTAGGGATACACAGATACTGCGGAAGACCAACGTGTTTGAAGACGACAGCCGTGCGGTAGAGAATGCCATGCGGGACTGTATTGCCGAAGGGGCCAATATAATCATAGCCGCGAGCTGGGGCTACATGGATTCCTGCGAAAAACTTGCGGCAGAATTCCCCGGGGTTATTTTTGCCCATGCTACGGGCTATAAATTCAACCGTACAAACTTTACCAATTATTCGGGGCGGCTCTATCAGGCCCGGTATCTTTCCGGCATTGTTGCGGGGATGAAAACAAAAACAAACAAGATAGGGTATGTAGCGGCCATGGGTAAGGAAAACAGCGAGGTAAGTTCGGGCATTAACGCCTTTGCCCTGGGGGTGGAAAAGGTAAACCCGGCTGCGCGCATCTATGTAAAGGTAAGCTACAGTTGGTTTGATCCCCTGGGTGAAGCCGAAGCCGCCCGAGCCCTTATCGCCGCAGGCTGTGATGTTATTGCCGAACACTGCAATACCCCCAGCCCGCAGATCACCGCCGAAAAAGCCGGTGTATGGGGCATAGGGTTTAACAGCGATATGAGTAAAGATGCGCCCGACGCAGTCCTTTGCTCGGTCATTCTGAATTGGGGGGTGTACTATACCTACCTCGTTAGGAGCGTGATAGACGGCAGTTTTACTTCCGAACCTTATTTCGGCGGCATAGCTGATGGTATGGTTGATATAACACCCCTCGCGGAATTCGCAGAGAGCGGTACGGCCGAAGCAATTGAGAAGGAGCGGCGGCGCATGGTATATGAGGGCTTCAATGTCTTTGACGGGGATATCAAAACCAATGAGGGCGGGATCATCGGCAAAGAAGGGAAAACCCTGGACGACAGCGAGATAATCAGCGGTATTAACTGGTATTACCGTACGGTGGAAGAAATACAGAAATGA
- a CDS encoding hybrid sensor histidine kinase/response regulator, whose product MTYTISARQINRSAIEQQLIIASETMRLRLATVINGELALVLKMADTPIVQQYFQNPSDADLESAADKEFTSFRQHFKDKIVFWVNDVDKIFYSIESPPYVVNPLDPESYWYNMTLYHTLEYNFNINYNPDLQQINLWVNVPVFTNEEDGGKKPIGMLGTGVNLTGFSNSLHLDFDKNIALYLFNNLNEITTAADYDLIANKVLLTDHLGDAGAEIIRIAHEQSDSEIRSFIYDGSMYVVGYIPQLDWYLTAASKLPPNFIAVDAVMNIVFFGMLLLILAIFIVFNIFVAGSNSAIEKQNRQLLEANKKAAAASEAKSNFLAKMSHEIRTPMNAIIGMSELILREDISVTVSDNALNVKQAGTNLLSIINDILDFSKIESGNMEILSEEYRLASLLHDVINIIRMYLDEKAILLNINISDSLPNRLRGDEAHIRQVLLNLLSNAAKYTKKGSVTFSVWGEEEKEKDKDKIILVFQVADTGIGIKEEDMGRLFGEFTQFDSHVNKNVEGTGLGLAITKKLCQALGGDVSVSSVYGEGSVFTASFPQIVIDCTPLGELDDYTFKHNEGEKIGMRFTAPGVRLLIVDDIATNLNVAKGLLSLYQMDITTAISGREAIGLIKQNRYDLVFMDHMMPEMDGIEAVEAIRALGDSRGNSYFQTLPIIALTANAVTGMKEMFLSKGFNDYLFKPIEISKLDGLMDKWIPPEKRINVEKQTSSERKRETTDIKVDRIDTARGLSMTGGTEAGYRKVLAAFRKDALDRLSLFEHDPSEQELSLFTTNVHAIKSAAGTIGAASVSQEAAELEAAGKAGDLALIAERLPHFHHDLKELAEQIGAGLNRVETVEINSEGAGEISAQYSVLFTELAEALKQEDIGLIHRILAELEKKPLEAKTKETISSISNAVLMTEFEEAIREIETLTDKTNSRRSNT is encoded by the coding sequence ATGACCTATACCATTTCTGCACGGCAGATAAACCGTTCGGCCATAGAACAGCAGCTTATCATAGCTTCTGAAACCATGCGGCTGCGTTTGGCCACCGTCATAAACGGCGAACTCGCCTTGGTGTTAAAAATGGCGGACACACCGATCGTTCAGCAATATTTTCAAAATCCCTCCGATGCCGATCTTGAGTCTGCCGCCGATAAAGAATTTACCAGTTTTCGTCAGCATTTCAAAGATAAAATCGTTTTCTGGGTCAATGACGTGGATAAAATATTTTATTCTATCGAATCTCCCCCCTATGTGGTGAATCCTTTGGATCCGGAATCCTATTGGTACAATATGACCCTTTACCATACCCTGGAGTACAATTTTAACATCAACTATAACCCTGATTTGCAGCAAATCAATCTATGGGTCAATGTACCGGTGTTTACAAATGAAGAAGACGGCGGAAAAAAACCTATCGGCATGCTTGGTACCGGCGTTAATCTTACCGGATTCTCGAATTCGCTGCACCTGGATTTTGACAAGAACATCGCCCTATACCTGTTCAACAACTTAAACGAAATCACCACCGCAGCCGATTATGACCTGATAGCCAATAAGGTCCTTCTCACGGATCACCTGGGTGATGCGGGGGCGGAAATCATCAGAATCGCCCATGAACAGTCTGATTCGGAAATCCGGTCTTTTATCTACGATGGCAGTATGTATGTTGTGGGTTATATTCCCCAATTGGACTGGTATTTAACAGCGGCCAGCAAACTGCCTCCGAACTTTATTGCGGTTGATGCGGTGATGAATATTGTGTTCTTTGGGATGCTGCTTTTGATACTGGCCATTTTTATTGTGTTTAATATTTTTGTTGCGGGTTCGAACAGTGCCATAGAAAAACAAAACCGTCAATTACTGGAAGCAAACAAAAAGGCGGCGGCGGCTTCAGAGGCAAAGAGTAATTTTCTTGCAAAGATGAGCCATGAAATACGTACCCCCATGAATGCGATCATCGGTATGTCAGAACTGATACTGCGTGAAGACATATCCGTCACGGTGAGCGATAATGCCCTGAACGTGAAGCAGGCCGGAACGAACCTGTTGTCTATCATCAACGATATATTGGATTTCTCTAAAATCGAGTCGGGCAATATGGAAATCCTTTCTGAAGAATATCGACTGGCTTCCCTGCTCCATGATGTAATCAATATCATCCGTATGTACCTGGACGAAAAAGCAATCCTCCTGAACATTAACATCAGCGATTCCCTGCCGAACCGCCTGAGAGGCGATGAAGCTCACATCAGGCAGGTGCTCTTAAATTTGCTTTCCAATGCCGCGAAATACACAAAAAAAGGCAGCGTCACCTTTTCTGTATGGGGTGAAGAAGAAAAAGAAAAGGACAAGGACAAGATCATTCTGGTATTTCAGGTAGCAGATACAGGCATCGGCATCAAAGAAGAAGACATGGGGCGGCTCTTTGGAGAATTTACCCAGTTTGACAGCCATGTCAATAAAAATGTGGAAGGTACGGGACTTGGGCTTGCGATTACTAAAAAATTATGCCAGGCCCTGGGCGGCGATGTATCCGTTTCCAGTGTCTATGGCGAGGGCAGCGTTTTTACCGCATCTTTTCCCCAAATTGTAATAGACTGTACCCCGTTGGGTGAGTTGGACGATTATACTTTCAAACATAACGAAGGCGAAAAAATCGGTATGCGGTTTACCGCTCCCGGAGTCCGGCTCCTTATTGTTGACGATATTGCTACCAACCTGAATGTGGCCAAGGGTCTCCTGAGTTTATATCAGATGGATATCACCACCGCCATAAGCGGAAGGGAAGCAATAGGGCTGATAAAGCAAAACCGCTACGATCTGGTATTCATGGACCATATGATGCCCGAAATGGACGGCATAGAAGCTGTTGAGGCCATTAGAGCCCTGGGGGACAGCCGGGGAAATTCTTATTTCCAAACTCTTCCCATAATAGCCCTGACCGCAAACGCGGTAACGGGGATGAAAGAAATGTTTTTATCAAAGGGCTTTAACGATTATCTTTTCAAACCCATTGAAATTTCCAAACTTGATGGACTGATGGACAAATGGATACCTCCTGAAAAACGGATCAATGTTGAAAAGCAAACATCTTCGGAAAGGAAGAGGGAAACCACGGATATAAAAGTTGATAGAATAGATACGGCCAGGGGTCTATCCATGACCGGCGGGACCGAGGCAGGATACCGCAAAGTGCTTGCCGCCTTCCGCAAAGACGCCCTGGACAGGCTATCCTTGTTTGAGCATGACCCCAGCGAACAGGAACTTTCCCTTTTTACCACCAACGTCCACGCCATCAAAAGCGCTGCCGGAACCATAGGCGCTGCTTCTGTTTCACAAGAGGCAGCGGAATTGGAAGCGGCGGGGAAGGCCGGAGACCTCGCTCTTATCGCAGAGCGGCTTCCTCATTTTCATCATGATTTGAAAGAATTGGCGGAGCAGATAGGGGCGGGGCTGAACAGGGTAGAAACTGTGGAAATTAACAGCGAAGGGGCCGGAGAAATTTCTGCACAGTATTCCGTTCTGTTTACAGAACTTGCTGAAGCCCTGAAACAAGAAGATATCGGACTCATCCACCGCATCCTTGCAGAGCTTGAGAAAAAGCCTTTGGAGGCAAAAACAAAAGAGACTATTAGCAGTATTTCCAATGCAGTTTTGATGACAGAATTTGAAGAGGCTATAAGGGAAATTGAAACCTTAACAGATAAAACTAATTCAAGGAGAAGTAATACATGA
- a CDS encoding BMP family ABC transporter substrate-binding protein, which translates to MKEKWAKIVLSIIILGSLFLFGGCGNRNNAAVWRLGKVLAKEKIKVGMIYVTDPLTETSGYSYAHEMGIREMQERLGLKDEQIITKIHVQDTDAEGIESAMRDCIAKEANIIIATSWGYMDSCEKLALEFPHVVFAHASGYKYNSTNFTNYFGRIYQARYLSGIAAGLKTKTGKVGYVAAMGKDSSEVTGGLNAFALGVESVNSKAKIQVQITYSWFDPMEEANAARRLIAAGCDVIAQHCDTPLPMIEAESAGVWGLGYNSDMSKEAPLAVISSVLWNWGAYYTFLVQSVIDGSFTTEPYFGGIGEGLVDITPPNMLIAAPGTTEAIEKARNRMINKSFNVFDGILEANDGRTIGEAGFTLADSEITGNMSWYYRNVEEN; encoded by the coding sequence ATGAAAGAAAAATGGGCAAAGATAGTATTGTCAATCATCATCCTGGGAAGCTTGTTTTTGTTTGGAGGCTGCGGAAACAGGAATAATGCCGCCGTTTGGCGGCTTGGCAAAGTCTTGGCTAAAGAAAAGATAAAAGTCGGGATGATCTACGTGACGGATCCCCTGACGGAAACTTCCGGGTATTCATACGCCCATGAAATGGGCATACGGGAAATGCAGGAACGCCTTGGTTTAAAGGATGAGCAGATAATCACCAAAATTCATGTGCAGGACACCGATGCCGAGGGAATAGAAAGCGCCATGAGGGATTGTATCGCCAAGGAGGCGAATATCATCATTGCCACCAGCTGGGGCTATATGGATTCCTGTGAAAAACTTGCCCTGGAATTTCCCCATGTGGTATTTGCCCATGCCTCGGGTTATAAATACAATAGTACTAATTTTACCAATTACTTCGGCCGTATCTATCAGGCCCGTTACCTTTCGGGTATCGCCGCAGGGCTTAAAACAAAAACGGGTAAGGTAGGCTATGTGGCTGCCATGGGCAAGGATAGCAGCGAAGTAACCGGAGGGCTTAACGCCTTTGCCCTGGGGGTTGAGAGCGTAAACAGCAAAGCAAAAATCCAAGTACAGATAACCTATAGCTGGTTCGATCCCATGGAAGAGGCCAACGCAGCCCGCCGCCTCATTGCCGCTGGCTGTGACGTAATCGCCCAGCACTGCGATACGCCTCTCCCCATGATTGAAGCGGAAAGTGCCGGCGTCTGGGGACTGGGGTACAACAGCGATATGTCAAAAGAAGCGCCCCTTGCGGTTATCAGCTCGGTGCTCTGGAATTGGGGCGCTTATTATACCTTCCTGGTACAAAGCGTCATAGACGGCAGCTTTACTACCGAACCATACTTTGGCGGCATTGGCGAAGGGCTTGTTGATATTACCCCGCCTAATATGCTCATCGCTGCGCCTGGTACTACGGAGGCAATTGAGAAAGCCAGAAACCGCATGATAAACAAAAGTTTTAATGTTTTTGACGGAATCCTTGAAGCCAACGACGGCAGAACCATAGGTGAGGCAGGGTTCACCCTTGCGGACAGTGAAATTACCGGGAACATGAGCTGGTATTACCGCAATGTAGAGGAAAATTAG
- a CDS encoding ATP-binding protein has protein sequence MNMAFVIRKNYQQLLVVVFIFLFMIAGSLISTGIIMRRQLIASANEFIHTADANLKTTLREPESTLISSAFNIQDMIMDKSHSQEDILRYLTALTDWLIANEDRLSGFNGMYGFIRGDFLDGTRWEPPEDYVPQERPWYIDAKESPGQIIMTSPYVDAQTNSIVVSFAQELFDDGDFPESKDSRKSLGVLAMDVQLTRLESYVRSLKLSEEGYGILLNENLEIMVHPDGTYINKPLGDLFSDTGDPNIKKNQTNKKTSVLMETLAEKKEINALQIWDENSNRVIVFFRQAYNGWYLGLVVPAANFYHDIYRISFAIFLVGIVLMLVLCYMLLRLSAAKIRSDDENKSKSSFLARMSHEIRTPMNAVIGMSELALRAETLPRMSEYVTGIKQAGLNLLSLINDILDLSKIEAGNLQINSAPYLLASLINDVLNVIRIRINEKPILFTANVDANIPKELIGDEARIRQILLNLLSNAAKYTREGHIMLTIGMEKSIAGELVLTIEIADSGIGIKKEDLPGLFGNFVRFDAEKNKNIEGTGLGLAITRNLCLALGGDITAQSEYGKGSVFTARIPQGYTDDTKLAELENPEEKRILFYDDRALYAESLFLTLENLGLPVTVTITADDFLEKLKTREFPFAFVSESVVENARKVIQEGDLKTVLTLLANLGEISSFQDIPIIIMPAWSVPIANVLNGIKQSDYRETAEVRFIAPEALVLIVDDIETNLKVAEGLLALYQTGIHTCAGGEQAIALVKEHSYDIVFMDHMMPGMDGIEATAAIRAWEAKQERAVEFEPKDQTPKEYAKHIPIIALTANAVVGMKEMFLSKGFNDYLAKPIEILKLDEIMAKWIPQEKKRNNKTADAENKTSPNTNQSEKETAADYSALTEIGVDTGKGVAMTGGEASYRKVLATFRKDALERLPLLERVSDEQELSLFTTNTHALKSAAGTIGAAAVSKVAAELEAAGKAGDFSLITEKLPQFYRDLQKLAEHIETALNRVEAVELNNEGTGEISEEHFALFTEFAEALKQEDIGTIHRILAELEGKPFGGKTRKTLNDVSDAVLMSDFDEAIKKMTEILLLSKVEPK, from the coding sequence ATGAACATGGCGTTTGTTATAAGGAAAAATTATCAGCAGCTTCTGGTGGTCGTTTTTATTTTCCTCTTCATGATTGCGGGCAGTTTAATCTCCACCGGTATTATTATGCGAAGACAGCTTATCGCAAGCGCCAACGAGTTCATCCATACTGCGGATGCAAATTTGAAAACAACCCTGCGGGAACCGGAATCCACCTTAATAAGTTCCGCCTTTAACATTCAGGATATGATAATGGATAAAAGTCATTCCCAGGAGGATATACTCCGGTATTTGACAGCCCTTACAGACTGGCTCATCGCAAATGAAGACCGGCTTTCGGGATTTAACGGAATGTACGGTTTCATCCGGGGGGATTTTCTGGACGGCACAAGATGGGAACCTCCGGAAGATTATGTGCCTCAGGAACGGCCCTGGTATATAGACGCCAAGGAATCGCCGGGGCAGATCATTATGACAAGTCCCTATGTGGATGCCCAGACCAATTCAATTGTGGTAAGCTTTGCCCAGGAACTGTTTGATGATGGGGACTTCCCGGAATCAAAGGATTCCAGGAAGTCCCTGGGGGTTCTCGCCATGGATGTGCAGCTTACCCGGCTTGAAAGCTATGTGCGCTCCCTCAAACTAAGTGAAGAAGGTTACGGTATACTGCTCAATGAAAACCTGGAAATCATGGTCCACCCAGATGGAACGTATATCAACAAGCCCTTGGGGGATTTATTCTCAGATACCGGGGATCCTAATATCAAAAAGAATCAAACCAATAAAAAAACTTCCGTTCTGATGGAAACCCTGGCGGAAAAAAAAGAAATAAATGCCCTGCAGATATGGGATGAAAACAGCAACAGGGTTATTGTTTTTTTCCGACAGGCATATAACGGCTGGTACTTGGGCCTCGTGGTTCCGGCGGCTAACTTTTATCATGACATATACCGCATATCTTTTGCCATCTTCCTGGTAGGAATAGTTTTGATGCTTGTCCTCTGTTATATGCTGCTGCGCTTAAGCGCAGCGAAGATCCGTTCCGATGACGAAAACAAAAGCAAGTCTTCCTTCCTGGCCCGGATGAGCCACGAGATCCGTACTCCCATGAACGCAGTAATCGGCATGAGCGAACTGGCCCTACGGGCGGAAACCCTTCCCAGGATGAGCGAATATGTAACGGGGATCAAACAGGCGGGGCTTAACCTGCTTTCCCTGATCAACGATATACTTGACCTTTCTAAAATCGAAGCGGGGAACTTGCAAATAAACTCTGCCCCTTACCTCCTTGCCTCCCTTATTAACGATGTACTCAATGTGATTCGGATCAGAATTAACGAAAAACCTATCCTGTTTACTGCAAATGTGGACGCCAATATACCAAAAGAACTTATCGGTGACGAAGCGCGGATCAGGCAGATCCTGCTCAATCTCCTGTCCAATGCCGCCAAGTATACCCGGGAAGGGCATATCATGCTGACCATAGGGATGGAAAAGTCCATAGCAGGGGAACTTGTACTCACCATAGAAATAGCCGACAGCGGCATCGGCATAAAGAAGGAGGACCTTCCGGGACTTTTCGGTAACTTTGTCAGGTTTGACGCGGAAAAAAATAAAAACATTGAAGGCACCGGACTTGGGCTTGCAATTACCCGGAACCTCTGCCTTGCTCTGGGCGGAGATATAACAGCACAAAGTGAATACGGAAAGGGATCGGTCTTTACCGCCCGGATTCCCCAGGGGTACACAGATGATACAAAGCTTGCAGAACTTGAAAACCCGGAAGAAAAGAGAATTCTTTTTTATGATGACCGCGCCCTCTACGCGGAATCCCTCTTCCTTACCCTAGAGAACCTGGGCCTCCCCGTAACGGTTACCATCACTGCCGATGATTTCCTGGAAAAACTCAAAACCAGAGAGTTCCCCTTTGCTTTTGTCTCCGAGAGCGTGGTGGAAAATGCAAGAAAAGTAATACAGGAGGGAGACCTCAAGACCGTACTAACACTGCTGGCGAATTTAGGAGAAATAAGCTCTTTTCAGGATATTCCCATCATCATCATGCCTGCATGGTCAGTCCCCATTGCCAATGTACTCAACGGCATCAAACAGTCCGATTACCGGGAAACCGCGGAAGTCCGGTTTATTGCCCCTGAAGCCTTGGTCCTTATCGTGGATGATATCGAAACGAACCTCAAGGTCGCCGAGGGGCTCCTTGCCCTATATCAGACGGGGATTCATACCTGTGCCGGGGGAGAACAGGCCATAGCCCTGGTTAAGGAACACTCCTACGACATCGTCTTTATGGATCATATGATGCCCGGCATGGACGGCATTGAGGCGACGGCCGCCATACGCGCCTGGGAAGCCAAGCAAGAACGGGCAGTGGAGTTTGAGCCGAAGGATCAAACTCCTAAGGAATATGCGAAGCATATTCCCATTATCGCCCTGACCGCCAATGCGGTTGTGGGGATGAAGGAAATGTTTTTATCAAAAGGATTCAACGATTACCTCGCCAAGCCCATAGAAATTTTAAAGCTGGACGAGATCATGGCAAAGTGGATTCCCCAGGAAAAGAAACGAAATAATAAAACTGCTGATGCCGAAAATAAAACTTCCCCCAATACAAATCAAAGCGAAAAAGAAACCGCCGCCGACTATTCAGCCCTCACCGAAATAGGCGTAGACACCGGCAAAGGAGTTGCCATGACCGGAGGCGAAGCGTCTTACCGCAAAGTGCTTGCCACCTTCCGCAAAGACGCTCTGGAACGGTTGCCCCTGCTGGAGCGTGTTTCCGATGAACAGGAACTTTCCCTTTTTACCACCAATACTCACGCCCTCAAAAGCGCCGCCGGAACCATAGGAGCCGCGGCTGTATCAAAAGTGGCAGCGGAATTGGAAGCGGCGGGAAAGGCCGGGGACTTCTCTCTTATTACAGAGAAGCTTCCCCAGTTTTACCGTGACCTCCAGAAGTTGGCGGAACATATAGAAACGGCGCTGAATAGGGTGGAAGCCGTTGAACTTAACAACGAAGGGACCGGAGAAATTTCCGAAGAGCATTTCGCTCTATTTACGGAATTTGCGGAAGCCCTGAAACAGGAAGATATTGGGACCATCCACCGTATTCTTGCGGAACTTGAAGGAAAGCCCTTTGGCGGAAAAACTCGAAAAACACTGAACGATGTTTCCGACGCAGTCCTCATGAGTGATTTTGACGAAGCAATTAAAAAAATGACGGAAATTTTGTTGCTTTCTAAAGTGGAGCCGAAATGA